The sequence GGCTATATATAACACCCATTAGTGAGTGAGAATATTATTGATTCATTATTTATTCTCTAGGATACTTGGGATATTACACAAAGAGATATTGAATAGGGGGTTAAATTAAAAAGTTGAAAATTAATTCTAGCAAGTCATCTTCCCAATTTGGTGTTTATGACAAATATTGGATGCCTTCATGGAGTGCCTAGGACATTGATCTTGGTCAATTTCACTACCATCTTCAAACATTCAATTATGtaaatgataaataatgtataatcTTGCAGACTATATTTAACACCCATTTATGAGCAAGaatattatttattcattattattCTCTAGGATACTTGGGATATTGTAAAAGATTGAATATAGGGTATATTCAAAAGTTCAAAATTAAGACTAACAAGGCATCTTTCCAAATTGGTGGTCATGACAAATATTGAATGCTGTCGTAAAATGACTAAGATTGGGATCTTGGTCAATTTTACTATTAAGATAGAATATATGATATTTATggtatcattcattcattgttaTTCTCTGGGATACTGGAGATATTGTGAAAAGAGACATTGAATAGGAAGTTATATTAGAAAGTTCAATATTAAGACTAACCATGCATCTTGTCAATTTGGTGGTTATGACAAATATTGAATGTTCTCATAAAATAACTAAGATTGGGATCCTGGTTAATTTCAATCTTATGATATAATCTATAATATTTATGATATTATTGATTCATTATTATTCTCTAGGATACTTGGGATATTGTGAAAAGAAACATTGAATAGGGGGTTATATTGAAATGTTCAAAATTAAGACTTACAATGCATCTTTCCAATTTTATAGTCACGACAAATAATGAATGCTTTCATAAAGTGACTAAGATTGGTATCTCGGTCAATTTcactattataatataatatatgataTTTATGATATTATTGATTCATTATTATTCTCTAGGATACTTGGGATATTGTGAAAAGGGACATTAAATAAGGGGTTATATTGAAACATTCAAATTTAAGACTTTTACAATGTATCTTTCCAATTTTATGGTCACAACTGCTTTCATAAAATGATTAAGATTGGTATCTTGATCAATTTCATTATTGTGATAGAATTATGATATTTATGATATAATCTATGATACTTGGGATATTGTGAGAAGAGACATTGAATAGGGGATATTGAAAAGTTCAAAATTAAGACTAACAATGCATCTTTCCAATTTTGTGGTCATGACAAACATTGAATGTTCTTATAAAATGACTAAGGTTGGGGTCTTAGTCAATTTCACTATTATAATAGAATCTATGAAATTTgtgatatttatgatatttttaaaAACATCGAACGAAGACAATGTGCATtaattgaaaacaaaaatgagtcAAATGTGCATCGTAGAGCTGAATAGAATGGCCGCTGTTGGTGGGAAGCAAGAAGGGATGAGAACCGTCTTTACCAAGTTGACAAATTGCATTAGGAAATACTAAAAATAGAGAAGCGAAGCTCTACTAACTCACAGTTGTCATGAATGCGTCTCACAGTGGAATTAAACATGGAATTTGGAGGTGCTGAATTTCAATGAAGGAATTTGGAGGCGCGGTATgaatggagaagatgaaacttccCAGTTTTGCCCTGACTTAAAACGGTAAACAAATCTTCAAACTATTGGCCGGTGCTGCCCTCATGGATTGAAATGCGGCGCTTCCCGTCATCAATGCCGCACAATTCCTCCAAACTTTTCAGACTTACGGTCCTCCAAAACCAAAACTTGCTGTTTTCCCCCAATTCCTGCTCCACTATAGCGGACGCGTTACAGCCTGCTATAAATACCGCGAAATTCTTCCATTTTCTGACTCCATTTCCATACCCTATGTCATCTCCCGAGGGTTTCATTACGGACTGGCTTGCGAAGTACGAGACGCAACATAACGGCGGCGGCGAGGAAGAGATTCGAACCGAGGTTGCGCGAGTGTTAAAGCTCTATGAAAAGCACTATACCCTAAGGGCCGAGGCGGCGGCCGAGGAAAAGCCGAAGCTTGGGACATTTTTTCCCCTGGAGAATGACTTTGTCTGGCTTGGCGAATGGCGGCCTTCGATAATATTTCATGTTGCGTATGCTGAGATTGGACAGCAGCTCGAATCTGAACTTGCAGAGCTGCTTAAGGGCACAAATTCGTCAAATTTGGCCGGCCTTACTTCCAGCCAGTTGTTCCAGATAAATGAGCTCCATTGCCGAACTGTGGAGGAGGAGGACAAGCTTTCGCACAGATTGACGGCGCTGCAGAAGATTATGGCGGCGGCTAGCAATGGCGAGGGTTTTCAGCAGGCTTTGGACGAAACGAGCGAAGAATTGCAGTGTATTTTTGTGGCGGCGGATAGGTTGAGGGTAGAGACATTGAAGCGGATGCTGTATATTCTTACGCCTCGTCAGTGCATTCAAATTTTGGTTCCCGCTTTACAAATGCAGTTTTGTCCGCAGAGCAAGAAACAGAATTCATTAATGGCTTCTCCATTTCTGCACCAGCTCTGCCAAGCTGTATAAATCAAAGTAAGCCTACGTAAGCTTTGTACGAAATTATAGTTGGAATAAGATGGAATTCAATTTGGGTGACAAGTGGAATCTAATGGAACTTTAGCACAATCTTTAAGTGTAGTGTGAATAAATTTTTGTGCAagctatattttattattttctaattttgtaaTAAATGTGGACTGTTTTTTTAAGTAAATGAGATGTAAGTCAAGGTATGTCTGGTTATGTTTAACATCTTGGTTTTCTAGTTTAGTAGTTTTTATCATTTTAATTGATTATAGAAAGACAAAGATGTTGATATTTATATGATTTTTAACTATTTCCATAAAAAAAAATGGAGATTGGGGTAGTTTAAttttgatagttcatttctttttgGTGAACGGTTTTGATTAGATCTATAAATAATAAGTTTAGATGTATGTTATCTCATATCGTTTTAATCTCTTATATAAAGACAAATCCATAAAAAAAAATAGAGGTTTGTCTAATTTAGATAATTCACTTCTTTTTTTTGGTAAATACTTTTGAATACATAGTAAGTTTAGATATATGCTATCTCATTTCGTTTTAATATGTTATAtactctttttattttatctttgcttCCCATGAGAATGAATTAACAAATTATATGAAGATAAAGcttgtagaattttattttctaatGTGTCTAACTAAACATTGAAAgaaagatagacttgaaggtgaCCAATTGGAAtagaattaataatttaatatgaaAATTTTATTGCAAGCATCTTCTACTAtcttgatttaatttttttaatctctttTTGTCGATTATCCCAATTTTCCTTAACTtcaattagttttcttctttccttttgtttgatgatttcatctttcatttgctccTCCTTTTTCTAGCTCCCGACTTACACCAGCATGTACTCTTGATTGCCCCCTCAAATTTCTTTATTTTATCAAAATAGAGATCATATAATTTTTATGGTTGTTGATGAACTACTCTTGTTATTTTATTCAAGGTTCATCCAATGCTTCATGGAGTCACTCTTAAGTACATCACTAATTTGCATCTTTTGAATAGAAGTTAGCTGGTTAATTTTGTACAAGTAGCACTATAGGAaacattttcttgtatttttcatAAAACATTTAACTATATTAATCTAATTTAATGTTTCATGTATCATATAACTCATGATAGCGTGAGCCCTTACCTATGCAATTTGTTCTACCCAtttctccttattttcttccacTACTCTCTTTTCATAAAATTCTTTGATATTTTGTCCCATGATCTATTCCCATTATCCTTTTTGTGTTTCTTTCCCTACTTAATTTACATATAGGGTTCTACTTCTAATGTAGTTTGTGATGGGTATGATGTGTTGCCTACTTTTTTAGattctctcttctatctctctttttGTTCTCTACTATATATGTTATAATTTTTGCATATTGTTCACCCTAACTTTTAGATTTTGTTTACCATGAAGCTCCTACAAATATTTGGTTCTCTTATCAAAGTTGTGCCTTTTTTATTTTCTATCCTCCTTAGTAACTCCCTCTTATCCCACAAATTATTGACTATGTTGATTGCTTTCTTCATAATATGAAACTATTAATAAAGGTATGAAACTATTAATAAAGGTAGATGAAGCTTCTAGGAATTTGGGTTAACACAATCTTTATTCTTTTATAATCATCTTTAAAAAAAATGAACTCTTTTCAAGTGTTCAACTTTGACTTCCCAATATCTTTGTCTTATGTTATGTATGATCTATTGTTGGGATTTTTTAGGGTTGTAGTTTCAATTAAAACCTTAAATGACCCATTTCTATCATTTTTATATAGAGATGTCTCCATGGATTATATATTGAGCATTCTGATTGATACAATTAAGAAGGCCTCCTCTAGGTCATTCTCCAATTCCTTATGATGAATATGGGTCATAGGATATTCTTCACTTCTACTAGTTTCCATGTCACAATTTATACCATTTCTTAATTTTACCACTAATTTTATAAATCTAAATTCCTCTTATATTTTACAACTTTACATCAAATGCTAGCTCTCATTCTAGATCATAGGTCATTGAACACTTCACCCAATTTTTACAATTATGCTTTTAGCACCTTTTAGCAAGTTACACTTGTAATCTCTTTTAAATTTACAAAATTTCTCACCTTCTTTGTATTATTTTCAAACTCATCACTTACTTCCATATATTTCTCTTTAACATCTCATTTCGTCTTTTCCTAGTTGATATGCTTTTTTCTTAAACTAAACCTAAGCTACTATGGTACATTTATATTACAAACTATACAAAGTGTTTCTTCAAAACATGTTACTCATATTGGACCATTCGCTTAATCTCCAATGTAATACGACTTTAATCAAACTCCTTTTGCATACTCATTCAATCCCtttgttatttaatatatttactTTAACCactctaaatgcttaaatatgataaATAAAATAATGTCCTAACCACCAAATCTCAAGTTTTCTTGATTTTTAAAAATTTGcatcacacatatatattatatctcTAGGCTCAATTTGTTTTCTTTGATGTGAATCATTATATGCCTTCTATATCCTCTTCTTTTAGGTTTGACTGTATGCTAAAATTAGCCTTTTATCACGCCATCTCAAACTCTatctatatttctatttttttcattttcattaaaacatTTTGATATAACTGAATTTAATTTGGAACCATCTCCTATATTTGGAGTATCAAATCCATGCCATATACTAACTAAAGGGGATTAAGCTTTGTCAATCTCTTGTAAGTTACTTTTTAGGCCCAAAAAAATATAGGGACCTTCAAGCTCTAATTCGTCTTTTTTCAATCACAAAGCTTAGTCAAAACATGACCTAAAAGTTAATTAAATACCTCATTAATGCTAGTAGGTGCTAAAGGTGGTATGGGGTACTCTCGATTTGGTTTATCATAAAATTTTCTAGTAATTTGCTATTTATCTCAATACCATAATATGTCCCTTGATCACCAATAATTCTCATTGGACATCCAAACCTTATGATGATATTCTCATAAATGAAAATCTCCATTTTAAGTGTCATACAATCCTTTGTTGGCTCAAAATCTTCTACCCTAGTTAGATATCTAATACTATTAGAAAATAATGCTTCATACCCAATTACActtaatccatttcctacataacccatgagagaaaagcatgcatacaagcttatagAATCACCATTATGCAAAGAccaaatagacaagccacaagataacacaagatataccctagaaaACCCCTCACGAGGGGACAATCTAGCCTCTAAAAACATCCGTACCTCATGTATTATTTAattgtaaagcaatacaatttGTACTTGCAGAGTTACAATGAATACTCTTCAATAatcaagccctccaatgcatttttttttgttttcaagcaTGAATCTGCACATCCTATGCCACGCTTCACATATGAaatcctccaaaggactcaatGCAATGATAACCAAAACCAccaaccaaccttaaccactaGAAACACGTGCCTTCTTTTATAGAATCAGACTCACACAAAGACAACCAAGTGGTAAAGTAAAAACCATGTGAACACAATACCATTGAACCCCATTTAATAAATCCGCCCATGATTTGACATGCCGCATATGGAAGAAAATGAACAAGCCAAggtgaagatgcaccaatccaAGAACACAAGCATCAAATCCAATTTGATACCAAAGGCTCTAAGTTGTTGTCATATAGAAAAAACCCACATGATTGGAAATGCCATCCACAAAGCATGCTAATACATCCAACCATCCATACCTCCTAAGTATAATCAACATTAGTAAACTCATGCCAACATCATATCAACCCATAAACTGCAATCAAGACCCCTATAGAAAAATATGTCAATAAAGAACATATATATCTAGGAACTCCCACTACATGGGTAATACCAAATCTGAAATGAAGCTCAAACCATAACAAGTCTACCAATCTATGCTCATGTTAAGGTgcgataaataaataaataaatatgtagtACCAAGAACAATCACAACGATCCACACATACAACCAATATAGATGTATACTCTCCCACAATATGCCACCATCTCCCTAAATCATATAAACATGAATCCCATGGAAGAAACCATAGAATGAAGAGAGAAAACCTATAAAACATAACTTGTCCTACCAATCCATGTTGCATACCAATCCATGCTCATATCAAGGTgtgataaataaattaaaaatatgtagTACCAAAAATAATCACAATGATCCATGTATACAACCAATATAGTTGCATACTCTCCCACAATATGTCTTCGTCTCCCCAAATTATATAAACATGAATCCCATGGACGGAACCATATAATGAAGATAGAAAACCTATTAAACATAACTTGTCCTACTATAAACACCTCAAAGAAGCAACCTTGTGTCAAGAATGATCTCCTCCAAAACATCCCAAATAAAAAGCCATAGCAACATCCAAACATGTTCAATCTCTTAgatcaaacaaacatatatatcatgtaattCCAACATGGATGTAAgtcttgttggacattgttgctgctaggatatgttgttgtcattgatgtcaacatattcctatgatttattgctccatcgattgcagattggtttattgggatcatggttcggtgtatggagtatttctagtatcattatatctttctctattggttttggtgatccagaaagcttaattgatcatatcatatgatccggtttgtagttttGGTTtgtttgatcagtgctttgcagagtttagtatttcctctggtatattctagtgtgattagatcttgagctgagtttttgggatattgtttgggatggtcttgtatatcttcatttcagatggttcgtgatttgatgctctgcaagttatctttcttcatgacagttgttgttgtttgagtgctcttgagtttcagatgttgattgaagaagatttgataagtggtgttggtgcaactattattgatgattctaacatgcttgctggtgtttcctaattgtgtcctatttgttttgatgatccgcattgatcgttgtgtgagttcttggtgattttattgaactggtgatgttcttcatattatgcggttgatcttggcgtgattaccGGTGATGATGAGCGTTtgaaaatttgatttaggtccatgttatgtcatgtatatcattatattggtctggtggtcaatctttgtatcatgtgatgtaattttataattgcgagttgaggatttagccgaccttgttgtcaaggttgatgaattgtataagcatatggtatagtcatgtaatttatgtatcaaggttgtgtttgcattatctgTGAGTGATGTATGTGAGAACAagggattcatctttcagtgtggtgtattgagcaaagattggtgttgcagagcagacaaatgtgcttaaacagaactatcatcaggcattagtagatgctattattaCAATTCATTTGATTCCGGATTGTTGTCCgaacattttgtaagtcagtgagactttcttgtaaggtagtgaaccttccttgagggttgtggCCTTCtgagttattgtatcttgagctacaagctctaggcagtgtgcttgaatgctggtgcattccccattgtaatattttcacatactactacagagtatcatcttattgtgggtaggttcccatcatggtttttctcttaaccatgttttccatgtcaaaatcttgttgttttgtgttgttctatcaattttcttatctttgttgttgttgcagtctatcagatttgtatttgtggttaagttggTAGATTCGGtggaaactgattcacccccccccacctctcagttttctctcatttttgttgccaacaaGTCTCTCatacaaaaagatcaaaatcataataaATCTATTTCTAATGATAGAAAATatcccaataaaccatctcctaaTATCTTAATAATGATATCATAATAACAACATATGCACAAGTAGATAACTAATGTCAAGAATCTCACAAATGAATCCTATACAACTAGCGATCTATCTATAGCTTAAGAtacatatctatgaaagataaagtataaacataatgcacctgaaaatataaatgggcaatacctctcaagtagtaaaccatcgagtagaccaagagtggggaatgagaatacTCATTGAGATATCCAAGCCATCATGACTCactctaagaacaatctcctctcaagtccataccaggTGAAAGCTCCTTGGTCATCCTACTGAAACCATCAACCATTTAGATACATGTATCTAATCACAAGAGAACTCAAGCTTCACCTAAGTCTCCATGTATCCAGGAGCACTTGTAACCAATCAATACATTCCAAAATCCAAATGCAACATAGAACCATCATGAAGTTGTTGGATATtgttactactaggatatgttgttgtcattgatgtcaacagattCTTTTGTTTTGGTATTATGGTGATTGtagagagttgatctggttggtttatctgtttgatatgttgaataaactagagatacttgaatcagtgttggtttcatgatgttatgtggtgatttgatcttGTTATGGATCCcaatatgaggattggtttttcagtgttcagttCTAATGTTTGCTCCATTGTGCTCCAAAATGattgtatcttgagttgtggatttgggagagtgtttgggatgttcatgtgtatcttcaattcagatggtttgtgatttggtgctccgcaagttatctttctagtcccagttgttgttgttaagtgttcttgggTATCAACGTgttgatcaatgaaaatttgattaaCTGGTATTGGTGCAGCTATGTGGATGGTGCTAACATTCTTGTTGGCATtttctaattgtgtcctatttgttttgatggtttgcattgatcattgtgcatgttattgaggatcttatgggttcggtgatgttcttcatgttatgcgacatttttggTAGTGTAGTGTGTTGTAAATGATCTTGGCGATATTTCCGGTGgcgttgcatgtttgaggatttgatttgggtccatgctatgtcagcaatgacattgtattggtctggtggttgatctatgtattgtgtgatgtaattttgtaattatgtcttaagggttgagtcgaccttgtagtcaaggttgatgatttgtataaataggtgttatattcatgtaatttgggtattatTGTTGGAGAGGTATTGTGTCTAgattatcagagagtgatgtatgtgtgaataagataattcatcttttggtgtgaactgttgagcagagagtgttgcagggcagacaaaagtgcttaatcgaaactgtcatcaagcatttcgAGATACTATTTCTTTAGTTCATGTAAACCAATTTGTTgtctgaatgttattgtaaggtagtgaaccttccctgagggttgtagatTTTTGGGTTATcatatcttgagcagtgagctctaggtagtgtgtctgaatgcatgtgcattcctcattgtaatatttacacatactactgcaaagtatcatcttaaattatgggtaggttcccaccgtggtttttcccttaatcgattTTTTcacataaaatcttggtgttgtgtgtgtttttttaattgtgcttatctttgttcttgctgAAGTTGATTAGATGTGAAGTTGTGCTTAACTTGTTAAgtccgatgaaaactgattcaccctcccctaagtcttccttcattgttgttgcaaaTAGAAGTAATCAAACAAATGATGATgtactcaatacaaagagaaccaccaaCTTCAAATTCAAAGCTCCAACTACAAAATCacaaacataaacatgacaacatgatctaaccatctcctcctaGGAGctcacatgctccatatgaacatatcaactaGCTATAACATGAAAAAATCCTAATGTGCACAAAAAAGAGTATACCATGACATAatagtgtagtgtcgtaaattgtcaccaagtcaatttac is a genomic window of Cryptomeria japonica chromosome 7, Sugi_1.0, whole genome shotgun sequence containing:
- the LOC131045032 gene encoding protein DOG1-like 3, producing MRRFPSSMPHNSSKLFRLTVLQNQNLLFSPNSCSTIADALQPAINTAKFFHFLTPFPYPMSSPEGFITDWLAKYETQHNGGGEEEIRTEVARVLKLYEKHYTLRAEAAAEEKPKLGTFFPLENDFVWLGEWRPSIIFHVAYAEIGQQLESELAELLKGTNSSNLAGLTSSQLFQINELHCRTVEEEDKLSHRLTALQKIMAAASNGEGFQQALDETSEELQCIFVAADRLRVETLKRMLYILTPRQCIQILVPALQMQFCPQSKKQNSLMASPFLHQLCQAV